A stretch of Ipomoea triloba cultivar NCNSP0323 chromosome 13, ASM357664v1 DNA encodes these proteins:
- the LOC116001167 gene encoding uncharacterized protein LOC116001167 has translation MAENQVVAEEQRTLRELSAPNLNQQPLCIQHPALEVGFELRSGLIQLLPTFRGLENEDPHKHLKEFHVVYSSFKPQRVTKDQIKLRVFPFSLADRAKDWLFYLPSGSINTWDEMVRLFLEKFFPASQAASIRREICGIKQRDTKTLHEYWERFKQMCASCPQHGVSEQLLIQYFYEGLLPMERKMMDAASGGAIVNKTPREARDLISIMTANSQQFGCRQDTPSRRVNEVNISSLENKVSHLTTLVQQLALGGTQQVKACGICAATGHQTDMCPTLQYDYCEQANAVGGFPGQPQRNYDPYSNTYNPGWRDHPNFSYKPRPQFPHFQPRQPIQQQPSSSQQPSSNSSMSLEDIVKSLATNTQQFQQETRTRIQHLESQMSLLVSTVSRLKSQENEKEVYPPQNDQKLAKESPETLVIPPPFPSRLANSKKAEEQKEILETFRKVEVNIPLLDAIKQIPQYAKFLKELCTNKRKLKGNEMVNMGENVSTILQKILPPKCKDPSMFTIPCKIGNVNVERAMLDLGASINVMPLSIYSSLNVGSLKETGVIVQLADRSNVYPIGVLEDVLVQVDGLIFPADFYVLDMEEDNSPNSSLILLGRPFLKTSKTKIDVHDDTLTMEFNGALIKFNIYNAMKYPDDVSSVSLIDAVDPLVQKISYLTDSDALEVALNMNFTPDGLKKIMNEFSLNFELQDIVNELESLKHMKYNVHYIELPTSSTKLLPSVIQAPKIELKPLPDHLKYAFLGDGEILPVLISNKLSTLEEEKLVRVLREYKEAIGWTIADIKGLSPSTCMHQILLEDDYKLSKQAQRRLNPSMMEVVKKEILKLLDAGIIYPISYSKWVSPVHVIPKKTGITVVENDDGELVPTRIQNGWRIWFFRFSSDSSCT, from the exons ATGGCCGAAAATCAAGTAGTGGCTGAAGAACAAAGAACTTTAAGGGAGCTTTCTGCACCAAATCTAAATCAACAACCCCTTTGTATTCAACATCCTGCCTTAGAGGTTGGTTTTGAATTAAGGTCAGGTTTGATTCAACTACTTCCAACATTTCGTGGTCTTGAAAATGAAGATCCACATAAGCACCTAAAGGAGTTCCACGTGGTGTATTCGAGCTTCAAACCGCAAAGAGTGACGAAAGATCAAATTAAACTACGTGTTTTCCCATTTTCATTAGCCGATAGAGCAAAGGATTGGTTATTTTACCTTCCTTCAGGCTCAATAAACACATGGGATGAAATGGTAAGATTgtttcttgaaaagtttttcCCTGCATCACAAGCTGCTAGCATTAGAAGGGAAATATGTGGCATCAAGCAAAGAGACACAAAGACTCTCCACGAGTACTGGGAACGCTTCAAGCAAATGTGTGCAAGTTGCCCTCAACACGGAGTTTCTGAACAacttctaattcaatacttttaTGAGGGATTGCTTCCCATGGAAAGAAAGATGATGGATGCAGCTAGTGGAGGTGCTATAGTGAACAAAACTCCTCGTGAAGCTAGGGATTTGATATCCATAATGACTGCCAATTCACAACAATTTGGATGTAGACAGGACACACCTTCTAGAAGAGTGAATGAGGTGAACATTTCTTCCCTTGAGAATAAAGTATCTCACTTAACTACTCTTGTTCAACAGTTAGCTCTAGGAGGTACGCAGCAAGTAAAAGCTTGTGGGATATGTGCTGCTACTGGACATCAAACAGACATGTGTCCGACACTTCAATATGATTATTGTGAGCAAGCTAATGCAGTTGGAGGCTTTCCAGGCCAACCACAACGAAATTATGATCCCTATTCAAATACATATAACCCAGGATGGAGGGATCATCCAAATTTCAGCTACAAGCCACGTCCACAGTTCCCACACTTTCAGCCAAGACAACCCATTCAGCAACAACCTTCATCTTCACAACAACCATCTTCTAATTCAAGTATGTCGTTAGAAGATATCGTTAAGTCACTTGCCACTAACACACAACAATTTCAGCAAGAAACAAGAACACGTATTCAACACTTAGAAAGTCAAATGAGCCTGCTAGTATCTACTGTGAGTAGATTGAAATCTCAAG aaaatgaaaaagaagtttATCCACCCCAAAATGATCAAAAACTTGCCAAAGAAAGTCCAGAGACTTTGGTAATTCCTCCCCCTTTCCCTAGTAGATTGGCAAACTCAAAAAAGGCggaagaacaaaaagaaatactTGAGACATTTCGAAAGGTTGAGGTAAATATCCCTTTACTTGACGCTATTAAACAAATTCCTCAATATGCTAAGTTTCTGAAAGAGTTGTGTACcaataaaagaaaattgaaaggcaatgaaatggtaaacatGGGGGAAAATGTTTCAACTATCCTTCAGAAAATATTACCTCCTAAATGCAAAGATCCAAGTATGTTCACTATCCCTTGCAAAATTGGAAATGTTAATGTTGAAAGAGCAATGTTAGATCTAGGAGCTTCAATCAATGTGATGCCTTTATCTATTTACTCATCTTTAAATGTTGGTTCCTTAAAAGAAACTGGTGTAATTGTTCAACTTGCTGATAGATCTAATGTTTATCCTATCGGGGTTCTGGAGGATGTTTTAGTACAAGTTGATGGATTGATTTTTCCTGCTGATTTCTATGTGTTAGACATGGAGGAAGACAATTCTCCAAATTCTTCATTGATCTTATTAGGAAGAccatttttgaaaacatctaaaactaaaattgatgtGCATGATGATACACTCACAATGGAATTTAATGGTGCACTCATTAAGTTTAACATTTATAATGCCATGAAATACCCTGATGATGTGTCATCTGTTTCTCTCATAGATGCTGTTGACCCTCTCGTGCAGAAAATTTCTTATTTGACTGATAGTGATGCCTTAGAGGTTGCACTAAACATGAATTTTACACCAGATGGATTAAAGAAAATCATGAATgaattttctttgaattttgagTTGCAGGATATTGTTAATGAGTTGGAGTCACTAAAGCACATGAAATATAATGTTCATTATATTGAATTGCCTACATCTAGCACAAAACTCCTGCCTTCTGTTATACAGGCCCCAAAGATAGAACTGAAACCATTGCCAGATCATCTAAAATATGCATTCTTAGGGGATGGAGAGATTCTTCCCGTGCTAATCTCCAACAAATTGTCTACATTAGAAGAAGAAAAGTTGGTCCGAGTGCTTAGAGAATATAaggaagctataggttggactATAGCTGATATTAAGGGATTGAGCCCTTCCACTTGTATGCACCAGATATTGCTAGAAGATGATTATAAACTGTCTAAACAAGCCCAGCGCCGATTGAACCCATCCATGATGGAAGTGGTTAAGAAAGAGATCCTGAAACTTCTTGATGCAGGTATAATCTATCCAATTTCATATAGCAAGTGGGTAAGTCCTGTGCACGTTATCCCAAAGAAAACAGGTATAACAGTGGTAGAAAATGATGATGGTGAATTGGTGCCCACTCGTATTCAAAATGGGTGGCGAAT ATGGTTTTTCAGGTTTTCATCAGATTCCAGTTGCACCTGA
- the LOC116001819 gene encoding metalloendoproteinase 4-MMP-like: MLRFVRYIDTFLAIFFLLLLLQLPCLFPARKIPDPLTELTVVDVHDDNNWRGFINFLDLGKGSQVAGMSELKKYFNRFGYLSERKELNFTDLFDEELESAVLRFQKNLGLTATGKLDSDTVKEIMRPRCGNSDDHAAQRTLHARKNYAYFYGKPRWRGSPSPTRLLTYAFSPENMIDYIPMPEIKSVFRKAFSRWSAAIPLNFTEADDYPSADIKIGFYYGSHGDGEPFDGVLGILAHAFSPENGRFHLDAAETWAVDFDHQKAKAAVDLESVATHEIGHILGLAHSSVKEAIMYPSLSPRTKKVGLRIDDVEGIQALYGSNPNFKYSSLLSSDISSAWRNAFPQTSLKWTTFFVVLLFIISR; the protein is encoded by the coding sequence ATGCTTCGTTTTGTCAGATATATTGACACCTTTTTGGCCATCTTCTTTCTCCTTCTCCTCCTTCAACTCCCTTGCTTATTTCCCGCCAGAAAAATCCCCGACCCGTTAACTGAATTAACCGTCGTCGACGTCCATGACGACAACAACTGGCGGGGATTCATCAACTTCCTCGACCTTGGAAAGGGGAGTCAGGTTGCTGGCATGTCGGAGCTCAAGAAGTACTTTAACCGTTTTGGATACCTTTCGGAGAGGAAAGAGTTGAATTTCACGGATTTATTTGATGAGGAGCTGGAGTCTGCGGTTCTCCGGTTCCAGAAGAATCTTGGGTTGACGGCGACGGGGAAGCTCGACTCCGATACCGTGAAGGAAATCATGCGGCCTAGGTGCGGCAACAGCGACGATCACGCCGCGCAACGTACGCTGCATGCGAGGAAGAACTACGCGTACTTTTACGGGAAGCCGCGGTGGAGGGGATCGCCGTCGCCGACGAGGTTACTGACGTACGCGTTCTCGCCGGAGAACATGATCGACTACATACCCATGCCGGAGATAAAATCGGTGTTCCGGAAGGCGTTCTCGCGGTGGTCCGCGGCGATCCCGCTGAACTTCACGGAGGCGGACGACTACCCGTCGGCGGACATCAAGATAGGGTTCTACTACGGCAGCCACGGCGACGGCGAGCCGTTCGACGGGGTGCTGGGGATACTAGCCCACGCCTTCTCGCCGGAGAACGGGAGGTTCCACCTTGACGCCGCCGAGACCTGGGCAGTTGACTTCGATCACCAAAAAGCAAAGGCGGCGGTGGACTTGGAATCCGTGGCGACGCACGAAATCGGACATATTCTGGGGCTGGCCCACTCCTCAGTCAAAGAAGCCATCATGTACCCGAGTTTGAGCCCCAGAACTAAGAAAGTGGGTCTGCGGATTGATGACGTGGAAGGGATCCAAGCCTTATACGGCTCCAACCCCAATTTCAAGTACAGTTCTTTATTGTCGTCCGATATTTCCTCCGCTTGGCGTAATGCCTTTCCACAAACATCATTAAAGTGGACCACTTTCTTCGTGGTCCTACTTTTTATAATTTCGAGATAA
- the LOC116001166 gene encoding putative pentatricopeptide repeat-containing protein At5g47460, with amino-acid sequence MQRSVFFESTKKHLTALVNREQNKHLLSKNICSSNIPLENHFKLWSSVIPSLAQGGFGSETALLEASQIQKSGSEPTIHTLVHLIRGCANLGRFSHGEQFHCHVLKSGYVSDVFVSTSLINFYVKFEAVGDAHKLFVEISEPSVVSWNALISGYVRCGKFNKALNLFVQLERSGLCADSYSFTASLSACRQPSLLHFGESIHSKIVRLGVECSVVVGNSLIDMYGKCGCARESIRVFNGMIDRDTISWNSVIAANARNGRLEQAFRFLHQMPDPDTISYNELISGIAQFGEIEDAIHLLSRIPNPNSSSWNSIITWYVNRGRACQALEFFCKMHFSGIQMDQFTFSSILSGTANVADITWGRLIHCCTVKHGLDGSIVVGSALIDMYSKCGKVNQAEVLFETLPRKNLVTWNAMISGHAHNGNSIKVLGLFEQLKMVTDFQPDGITFLNVLAACWHNKIPLQVANGYFESMIKNYGISPTAEHCSSMIRLMGQEGEVSGAEKMIKELGFEKCALVWRALLGACVTCGDIKVAEVAAEKVIGLEGHNVDFVYVLLSNVYASHEKWKEVKGTRTLMKERRVMKASGHSWIEVK; translated from the coding sequence ATGCAAAGATCCGTTTTCTTTGAATCAACCAAGAAACACCTTACTGCACTGGTAAACAGAGAGCAGAATAAGCATCTCTTATCCAAGAACATTTGCAGCAGTAATATTCCCCTGGAAAATCACTTCAAATTATGGTCCAGTGTTATTCCTAGCCTGGCGCAAGGTGGGTTCGGTTCTGAAACTGCCTTACTCGAAGCGTCTCAGATACAGAAATCTGGTTCCGAGCCTACTATTCATACCCTCGTGCATTTGATCCGAGGATGTGCCAACTTGGGTCGGTTTTCGCATGGAGAACAGTTTCATTGTCATGTTCTGAAATCTGGGTATGTTTCCGATGTCTTTGTTTCCACTTCCTTGATCAATTTCTATGTGAAGTTTGAGGCTGTCGGCGATGCTCACAAACTGTTTGTTGAAATTTCTGAGCCAAGTGTAGTTTCTTGGAATGCGTTGATTTCTGGCTATGTGCGTTGTGGGAAGTTTAATAAAGCTCTGAACTTGTTTGTTCAGCTAGAAAGATCTGGTCTTTGTGCAGATTCCTATTCATTTACAGCTTCTCTATCTGCTTGTAGGCAGCCGAGTTTGCTGCATTTTGGGGAATCAATACATTCCAAGATCGTGAGACTAGGTGTGGAGTGTAGTGTAGTTGTTGGAAATTCTTTGATTGACATGTATGGAAAATGTGGGTGTGCAAGAGAGTCAATTAGGGTGTTCAATGGTATGATTGATAGGGATACAATTTCTTGGAATTCAGTTATAGCAGCGAATGCTCGAAATGGGAGACTAGAACAAGCCTTCAGGTTTCTGCATCAAATGCCTGATCCTGATACAATTTCATATAATGAGCTAATTAGTGGGATTGCACAGTTTGGGGAGATAGAAGATGCCATTCATCTTTTATCAAGAATCCCCAACCCAAACTCATCTTCATGGAATTCCATAATAACATGGTATGTAAATCGAGGCAGAGCATGCCAAGCACTAGAGTTTTTCTGTAAAATGCATTTTAGTGGCATTCAAATGGATCAATTCACATTTTCAAGCATTTTGAGCGGCACTGCTAATGTTGCAGATATCACATGGGGAAGATTGATCCATTGTTGTACTGTGAAGCATGGGCTGGACGGAAGTATAGTTGTTGGAAGTGCTCTTATTGATATGTATTCAAAATGTGGAAAAGTGAACCAAGCTGAGGTGTTGTTTGAGACACTGCCTAGAAAGAATTTGGTGACATGGAATGCTATGATATCAGGGCATGCCCACAATGGCAATTCAATTAAGGTGCTTGGGCTATTTGAGCAGCTGAAGATGGTAACAGATTTTCAGCCTGATGGAATCACCTTCCTCAATGTCTTGGCAGCATGTTGGCACAATAAGATTCCATTGCAGGTTGCAAATGGATACTTCGAGTCGATGATCAAGAACTATGGGATCTCTCCCACTGCCGAGCACTGCTCTTCTATGATAAGGCTCATGGGACAGGAAGGAGAGGTGAGTGGTGCAGAGAAGATGATAAAAGAGTTGGGATTTGAAAAGTGTGCATTGGTTTGGAGGGCTCTGCTAGGAGCTTGTGTCACTTGTGGGGATATAAAAGTTGCAGAAGTGGCAGCTGAAAAGGTGATAGGATTGGAAGGCCACAATGTTGATTTTGTTTACGTATTATTGTCTAACGTTTACGCCTCTCATGAAAAGTGGAAAGAAGTTAAGGGCACGAGAACACTGATGAAGGAAAGACGAGTCATGAAAGCGTCCGGTCATAGTTGGATAGAGGTAAAATGA